One genomic segment of Jaculus jaculus isolate mJacJac1 chromosome 2, mJacJac1.mat.Y.cur, whole genome shotgun sequence includes these proteins:
- the LOC101603175 gene encoding cholesterol 7-alpha-monooxygenase — MVAIPLTWGMVMVLCWCLWLIFGIRRRQMGEPPLENGLIPYLGCALKFGANPLEFLRANQRKHGHVFTCKLMGKYVHFITNSLSYQKVLCHGKYFDWKKFHYTTSAKAFGHRSIDPSDGNTTENINNTFIKTLQGDALNSLCEAMMENLQLVMIPLGFPNSKSTAWVTEGMYAFCYRVMFEAGYLTLFGRDLTKQDAQKMLILNNLDNFKQFDKVFPALVAGLPIHVFKTAYKAREKLAEGLKHEKLCLRDQVSELIRLRMFLNDTLSTFDDMEKARTHLAVLWASQANTIPATFWSLFQMIRNPEAMKAATEEVNKALENAGQKVSFDGNPIYLSQMQLNELPILDSIIKEALRLSSASLNIRTAKEDFTLHLEDRSYNIRKDDIIALYPQLMHLDPEIYPDPLTFKYDRYLDENKKTKTTFYSNGTKLKYYYMPFGSGATICPGRLFAVQEIKQFLILMLLYFDLELVENHVKCPPLDQSRAGLGILPPLNDIEFKYKVKHL; from the exons ATGGTGGCCATTCCTTTGACCTGGGGGATGGTGATGGTACTCTGCTGGTGTTTATGGCTTATCTTTGGAATAAGAAGACG GCAAATGGGTGAACCACCTCTGGAGAATGGATTGATACCATACCTGGGCTGTGCTTTGAAATTTGGGGCCAATCCTCTTGAGTTCCTCAGAGCAAATCAAAGGAAACATGGTCATGTGTTCACCTGTAAACTAATGGGGAAATATGTGCACTTTATCACAAATTCCTTGTCATACCAGAAGGTGTTGTgtcatggaaaatattttgacTGGAAAAAGTTTCACTACACTACTTCTGCTAAG GCATTTGGACACCGAAGCATTGACCCAAGTGATGGAAATACCACTGAAAATATAAACAACACTTTCATTAAAACACTCCAGGGGGATGCTTTGAATTCACTCTGCGAAGCCATGATGGAAAACCTCCAACTTGTTATGATACCTCTGGGCTTTCCTAACTCTAAGAGCACAGCCTGGGTCACCGAAGGGATGTATGCCTTCTGCTACCGAGTGATGTTTGAAGCTGGCTATTTAACTCTGTTTGGAAGAGACCTtacaaagcaagatgcacaaaaaaTGCTTATTCTAAACAACCTTGACAACTTTAAGCAATTTGACAAAGTCTTCCCGGCCCTGGTGGCGGGCCTCCCCATTCATGTATTCAAGACTGCATACAAAGCCAGGGAAAAGCTGGCCGAGGGCTTGAAGCACGAGAAACTCTGCTTGAGGGACCAGGTTTCTGAGCTGATCCGCCTCCGCATGTTTCTCAATGACACGCTCTCCACCTTTGATGACATGGAGAAGGCCAGGACACACCTGGCTGTCCTCTGGGCATCACAAGCCAACACTATTCCTGCtaccttttggagcttatttcaAATGATCAG GAATCCTGAAGCAATGAAAGCAGCTACCGAAGAAGTGAACAAAGCGCTGGAGAATGCTGGTCAAAAAGTCAGCTTTGACGGGAACCCAATTTACCTGAGCCAAATGCAACTGAATGAGCTGCCAATCCTAG atAGCATCATCAAGGAGGCTCTGAGGCTCTCCAGTGCTTCGCTGAACATTCGGACAGCTAAGGAAGATTTCACTCTGCACCTTGAGGACAGGTCCTATAACATTCGAAAAGATGATATCATTGCTCTTTATCCACAGTTAATGCATTTGGATCCAGAGATCTATCCAGACCCTTTG ACTTTTAAATATGATCGATATCTTGATGAGAACAAGAAGACAAAGACCACCTTCTACAGCAATGGAACCAAGTTAAAGTACTACTACATGCCCTTTGGATCTGGAGCCACAATATGTCCTGGAAGATTATTTGCTGTCCAAGAAATCAAGCAGTTTTTGATTCTGATGCTTTTGTACTTTGACTTGGAGCTTGTAGAGAACCACGTCAAATGTCCTCCTTTAGACCAGTCCCGGGCAGGCCTGGGAATTTTGCCACCATTAAATGATATAGAGTTTAAATATAAAGTCAAACATTTGTGA